The Nitrogeniibacter aestuarii genome has a window encoding:
- the epsL gene encoding XrtB/PEP-CTERM-associated polysaccharide biosynthesis outer membrane protein EpsL, with amino-acid sequence MTFFGIGSRLWAARGAGRPLSILLLSGVSAAALAADPADAFNFYISQSFQHDDNLYRLADGVKPFGDGQRDDNISVTSFSAMFDRVYSRQRLYASVDLAYAAFDTYSDLDYDTKGVATGWDWSFGSHWTGKLELKQDELARDRSDFRTNSRETSINRRRTLDAEADYWWHPDWAAGVGYEAFASEYSDDASQNLNYEASIPEVSLTYRPQSGNKVSLRARFTDGKYPDRTSSAIRDDGYSQRDLRLVGAWRLTGASRLSGYLGYTSREYENLEVRDFSGMTARLQHDWTITGKVQLRTTARREIGAREDLTDNSVVTKAVSVEPTWAPTAKIALQGLLEWRQRDFRGDPGLVTSVVEQDDETTTCRLSVSYMPLDSLSLSLSHTASSRTSDRAANEYDANVTALSAQYSF; translated from the coding sequence GTGACATTTTTCGGAATTGGTTCGCGTCTGTGGGCAGCCCGAGGAGCAGGCAGGCCGCTGTCGATACTCTTGCTGTCCGGTGTCTCTGCCGCTGCCTTGGCTGCTGACCCCGCCGATGCGTTCAACTTTTATATCAGCCAGTCGTTTCAGCACGACGACAACCTCTATCGCCTGGCTGATGGTGTCAAGCCGTTCGGTGATGGTCAGCGCGATGACAACATCAGCGTGACCTCATTTTCGGCCATGTTCGACCGGGTCTACAGTCGTCAGCGCCTGTATGCCTCGGTCGATCTCGCTTATGCGGCCTTCGACACCTACAGCGATCTGGATTACGACACCAAGGGTGTGGCGACCGGCTGGGACTGGAGCTTCGGCAGCCACTGGACGGGTAAGCTCGAACTTAAGCAGGACGAGCTGGCGCGTGATCGTTCCGACTTCCGCACAAACAGTCGCGAAACCAGCATCAACCGCCGACGGACTCTCGATGCCGAGGCAGACTACTGGTGGCATCCGGACTGGGCTGCAGGTGTTGGATATGAGGCCTTTGCGTCAGAATACTCGGATGATGCGTCGCAGAATCTCAATTACGAGGCATCCATTCCAGAAGTGAGCCTCACTTATCGGCCTCAATCTGGTAACAAAGTTTCTCTCCGCGCGCGATTCACTGATGGGAAATACCCAGATAGAACCTCGAGTGCGATTCGGGATGACGGATACAGCCAAAGGGACTTGCGCTTGGTTGGCGCTTGGCGACTAACTGGCGCCAGTCGTCTTTCCGGCTATCTCGGTTACACCTCGCGCGAATATGAAAACCTTGAGGTGAGAGACTTCAGTGGTATGACCGCTCGACTGCAGCATGACTGGACCATCACTGGGAAAGTGCAGTTGCGCACGACTGCCCGGCGCGAAATTGGTGCCCGGGAGGATCTGACCGATAACTCTGTGGTGACCAAGGCTGTTTCCGTTGAGCCGACGTGGGCGCCCACGGCAAAAATCGCACTACAGGGCCTGCTGGAATGGCGTCAGCGTGACTTCCGCGGGGATCCTGGCCTCGTTACGAGTGTCGTTGAGCAGGACGACGAAACGACAACATGCCGTCTGTCGGTGTCCTATATGCCGCTCGACAGCCTCAGCCTGAGTCTTTCTCACACAGCCAGCAGTCGAACAAGCGATCGCGCGGCAAACGAGTACGATGCCAACGTGACGGCCCTCTCCGCTCAGTACAGCTTCTGA
- a CDS encoding glycosyltransferase family 4 protein, translating to MRILKVNSLYFPYVRGGAEVVVKTLSEGLVAAGHDVVVASTCEPEKYERDVELIEGVQSIRYPIKNRYWIYAPDKKGLPDRLLWHSADAFNKDAANDLRSLVEEVRPDIVVCHNISGWSSSIWPALASINVPVVQVLHDYYNLCVKTSLFNGEKRCVGRCLPCRYFRRRQEEMSKDVNGVIAVSQAVLDRHFDAGLFSCAQTKAVIYNSISQAPIPESHQRGFWDVRRFGFIGRLAPEKGVEVMVDAFKEIEARFPEACLWIAGDGDPTYVESLISRSQSENIRFLGRVKAETFYQDIDVLIVPSIWDEPFGLVVAEAAAYGVPVVAHPVGGIPEIISSGVGILASEPTVAALADALMRCMTEPETLISVRTQLPAVAERFANTEAMVMQHEEFYREILNGHR from the coding sequence ATGCGGATCCTGAAGGTCAATAGCCTTTATTTTCCCTACGTTAGAGGTGGTGCCGAAGTTGTAGTGAAAACCCTCTCGGAAGGTTTGGTGGCCGCCGGCCACGATGTTGTCGTCGCATCGACCTGCGAGCCGGAAAAATATGAGCGCGATGTCGAGCTGATCGAAGGTGTTCAGTCGATCCGCTACCCAATCAAGAACCGCTACTGGATCTATGCGCCGGACAAGAAAGGGTTGCCTGACAGGCTCCTTTGGCATTCGGCTGACGCATTCAATAAAGATGCTGCGAACGATCTTCGGTCACTCGTTGAAGAAGTTCGCCCTGACATCGTCGTTTGCCACAACATTTCCGGGTGGTCGTCCAGTATTTGGCCCGCACTGGCTTCGATAAACGTACCTGTAGTGCAAGTGCTTCACGATTATTACAATTTATGCGTCAAAACCTCGCTGTTCAATGGTGAAAAAAGATGCGTGGGGCGATGCCTCCCGTGCCGATATTTTCGTCGTCGTCAAGAGGAGATGTCGAAAGACGTCAACGGCGTGATCGCGGTAAGTCAAGCTGTTCTTGATCGTCATTTCGACGCAGGGTTGTTTTCGTGCGCCCAGACCAAAGCCGTTATTTACAACTCGATTTCTCAAGCGCCTATTCCAGAGTCACACCAAAGGGGCTTCTGGGACGTGCGAAGGTTCGGATTTATTGGACGTTTAGCGCCAGAGAAAGGCGTTGAAGTGATGGTTGACGCGTTTAAAGAAATCGAAGCCCGCTTTCCGGAGGCTTGCCTCTGGATCGCTGGAGACGGGGATCCCACCTATGTCGAATCACTGATTTCGCGTTCTCAATCCGAAAACATTCGCTTTCTAGGTCGGGTTAAGGCGGAAACCTTCTACCAAGACATCGATGTTCTGATTGTTCCGTCTATCTGGGACGAACCATTCGGCCTTGTCGTGGCTGAGGCGGCGGCCTACGGCGTCCCTGTAGTCGCTCATCCAGTGGGTGGCATCCCGGAAATCATAAGCTCCGGTGTGGGTATCCTCGCGAGCGAACCCACCGTTGCTGCACTCGCGGATGCGCTCATGCGGTGTATGACTGAGCCAGAAACCCTCATCAGCGTTCGTACCCAACTGCCTGCCGTTGCGGAGCGTTTTGCGAACACGGAAGCGATGGTGATGCAACATGAAGAATTTTACCGGGAGATTCTGAATGGCCATCGCTAG
- a CDS encoding lytic transglycosylase domain-containing protein — translation MLSALLAHAAALAEPSDNAYRLRVDPSQYQIKTQPAWQMPAPKTTNATTDARPYAQAIEDAASAAQIEPELLHAVVKAESNYRADARSHKGAQGLAQLMPGTAAMYDRRALTSARHNLQVGALYLRQLLDQFDNNVEFAIAAYNAGPGAVTRYGGIPPYAETRGYVTRVMTEYAELREQRKAVPQPWQLQSATGTFQALPPPAP, via the coding sequence TTGCTGTCAGCATTACTCGCTCACGCGGCGGCGCTTGCGGAGCCATCGGACAACGCCTACCGGCTGCGCGTGGATCCGTCGCAGTATCAGATCAAGACTCAACCGGCCTGGCAGATGCCAGCACCGAAAACGACCAACGCGACCACGGATGCACGGCCATACGCACAGGCCATTGAAGACGCGGCCAGCGCCGCACAGATCGAGCCAGAGCTACTGCACGCCGTGGTCAAGGCCGAGTCCAACTATCGTGCGGATGCGCGCTCTCACAAGGGCGCTCAAGGGCTGGCGCAACTGATGCCTGGGACCGCTGCCATGTACGACCGGCGCGCACTCACCAGCGCTCGGCACAATCTCCAGGTGGGCGCGCTTTATCTGCGACAATTGCTCGATCAGTTCGACAACAACGTCGAGTTCGCGATCGCCGCTTACAACGCTGGGCCTGGTGCGGTCACGCGCTACGGTGGAATCCCGCCGTATGCCGAGACGCGCGGCTACGTCACCCGCGTCATGACCGAGTATGCTGAGCTGCGCGAACAACGCAAGGCCGTGCCACAGCCGTGGCAGCTTCAGAGTGCAACGGGCACCTTCCAGGCCCTGCCCCCGCCAGCCCCCTGA
- the epsG gene encoding chain length determinant protein tyrosine kinase EpsG, producing the protein MNELRADDLNKCGSNSASNTIEQLAHRRFGRERSIGAILVDAGKIRAEDAEQIIRFQQQENLRFGDAAKKLGFITDADIAQALARQFDYPYLTKGESSVSAEVMAAYNPFAAPVEALRALRSQLMIRWFDTDQERRTLAITSPERGEGRSWITANLGVVFSQLGERTLIVDADLRHPRQHLLFGVENRSGLSSALSGREATSALQRVPSLMDLSILPAGAVPPNPQELLSRPAFSGLLEQLSKNFDVILIDTPASTQFADAYAVAVRASGALVVARKNASRLGLLRSFADALRQSSVEVVGTVLNER; encoded by the coding sequence ATGAACGAGCTACGTGCGGACGATTTGAATAAATGTGGTTCGAACTCGGCGTCAAATACGATTGAGCAGTTGGCGCACAGACGATTTGGGCGCGAGAGATCAATTGGCGCGATTTTGGTGGACGCCGGAAAGATAAGGGCGGAGGACGCTGAACAAATTATTCGATTTCAGCAGCAGGAAAACCTTCGATTCGGGGATGCCGCGAAGAAGCTCGGATTCATAACAGACGCGGATATTGCTCAAGCCTTGGCGCGACAGTTTGATTATCCCTATCTCACGAAGGGCGAGAGCAGTGTATCCGCGGAAGTGATGGCAGCATATAACCCATTCGCAGCACCTGTTGAGGCGCTTCGCGCACTGAGAAGCCAGTTGATGATTCGCTGGTTCGATACAGACCAAGAGCGACGGACGTTAGCTATCACAAGTCCTGAGCGAGGGGAAGGTCGATCGTGGATAACGGCAAACCTGGGAGTCGTCTTTTCGCAACTTGGCGAGCGAACACTGATTGTGGATGCTGATCTGCGGCACCCGCGTCAGCACCTTCTGTTCGGCGTCGAGAATCGGTCAGGGCTGTCGTCAGCTTTGTCTGGACGGGAAGCAACTTCAGCCTTGCAACGTGTGCCTTCTCTGATGGATCTCTCCATTCTGCCTGCCGGCGCAGTGCCGCCTAATCCGCAAGAATTACTGTCCCGGCCGGCTTTCTCTGGCTTGCTCGAACAGCTAAGTAAGAATTTCGACGTGATTCTAATTGATACGCCAGCAAGTACTCAGTTTGCAGATGCTTACGCCGTTGCTGTTCGCGCGAGTGGAGCGCTTGTCGTTGCGCGTAAGAATGCAAGTCGCTTGGGGCTGCTTCGGAGCTTCGCTGATGCACTCAGACAATCGTCTGTCGAGGTTGTGGGAACGGTGCTGAACGAGCGGTAA
- the epsE gene encoding polysaccharide export protein EpsE: protein MAALLLFAQHVFAQEVVPEYVLGPGDIVRITVFQNPDLTTEARVSESDVITFPLIGSVKVGGLSVPAAERAIAQQLRSGGFVLQPQVNILPLQIRGNQVAVLGQVNRPGRYPLETLDTRLSDMLATAGGISQTGADEVVLVGERGGQPLRVTVNIPKTFAQGDFSKDLRLEGGDRIYVQRAPMFYIYGEVNRPGAFRLEDAMTVMQGLATGGGITARGTEKGIQIHRRDSEGKLQVIQPGLSSALQADDVIYVRESLF from the coding sequence GTGGCGGCACTGTTGCTTTTTGCCCAGCACGTCTTCGCGCAGGAAGTCGTGCCCGAGTATGTGCTCGGCCCCGGCGACATCGTACGCATCACTGTTTTCCAGAACCCGGATCTCACCACCGAGGCTCGAGTGTCGGAATCCGACGTGATCACCTTTCCGTTGATCGGTAGCGTCAAGGTGGGAGGGCTCAGCGTGCCGGCCGCTGAGCGGGCCATTGCTCAGCAATTGCGCAGCGGGGGTTTTGTGCTGCAGCCACAGGTCAACATCCTGCCGCTGCAGATTCGCGGGAATCAGGTTGCAGTGCTCGGTCAGGTCAATCGCCCAGGGCGGTATCCACTTGAAACACTCGATACTCGCTTGTCTGACATGCTCGCCACTGCAGGCGGTATTTCGCAGACCGGTGCTGACGAAGTCGTCTTGGTCGGCGAGCGCGGTGGGCAGCCCCTGCGGGTCACTGTAAACATCCCCAAGACGTTCGCCCAAGGTGATTTCAGCAAAGACCTGAGACTCGAGGGCGGCGATCGAATTTACGTGCAGCGCGCACCTATGTTCTACATCTATGGCGAGGTGAATCGCCCAGGCGCATTCCGGCTAGAAGACGCTATGACCGTCATGCAGGGGCTCGCCACGGGGGGCGGCATCACGGCACGCGGAACTGAAAAAGGCATCCAGATTCACCGTCGGGACAGCGAAGGTAAGTTGCAGGTGATTCAACCGGGGCTTAGCAGCGCGCTCCAGGCCGATGATGTGATCTATGTGCGCGAAAGCCTGTTCTAA
- a CDS encoding EpsD family peptidyl-prolyl cis-trans isomerase: protein MTVFGSAARLATAAALSLLLAACGSGSDSKGATQVAAKVNDGEVTVHQLNAVLSRTPNLQPDQMEKATELALSRLIDQELLVQRARDKKLDRDPRVLQAIQAAEREILARSYMEQYTASVDKPSADEMREFYNENPALFAERRVYNLQELNITIAPDQLDALRGAIGDAKSLNDVVEWLRSNNVVFKAGGGVRAAEQLPLEALPRFAQMKDGQIGMVQTRGGVLAIYLAGSRQAPMDFDKATPFIERFIINRKRADMAKAEMKRLRDTAEISYMGNFKAPETPVEPDATAANPGEGAMDESMKKGLEGLK, encoded by the coding sequence ATGACCGTTTTTGGCTCTGCCGCTCGGCTGGCAACTGCCGCCGCTCTCTCACTTCTTCTGGCTGCTTGCGGGAGCGGGTCAGACTCGAAGGGCGCCACACAGGTGGCGGCGAAGGTTAATGACGGAGAGGTGACGGTTCACCAACTCAACGCGGTGCTGTCGCGAACGCCCAACCTCCAGCCCGACCAGATGGAGAAGGCGACTGAGCTGGCTCTCTCGCGCTTGATCGATCAGGAGTTGCTGGTTCAACGTGCGCGCGACAAGAAACTCGATCGCGACCCGCGCGTCCTTCAGGCGATCCAGGCGGCTGAGCGTGAAATTCTGGCGCGCAGCTACATGGAGCAGTACACCGCTTCGGTGGATAAGCCATCCGCAGACGAAATGCGTGAGTTCTACAACGAGAACCCGGCGCTGTTCGCCGAGCGCCGCGTCTATAACCTCCAGGAACTCAACATCACCATTGCCCCCGATCAGCTGGACGCACTCAGGGGGGCCATTGGCGACGCGAAATCGCTCAATGATGTGGTTGAGTGGTTGCGAAGCAACAATGTTGTCTTCAAGGCGGGCGGTGGTGTCCGCGCCGCAGAGCAATTGCCCCTCGAGGCGCTGCCAAGATTCGCCCAGATGAAAGATGGCCAGATCGGCATGGTGCAGACGCGCGGCGGTGTGCTCGCCATCTACCTGGCCGGCTCGCGGCAGGCGCCCATGGATTTCGACAAAGCCACCCCGTTCATTGAACGCTTCATCATCAACCGAAAGCGTGCCGACATGGCCAAGGCTGAAATGAAGCGCTTGCGCGACACCGCCGAGATTTCATACATGGGTAACTTCAAGGCGCCGGAAACCCCGGTTGAGCCCGACGCCACCGCAGCGAACCCTGGCGAAGGCGCCATGGACGAATCCATGAAGAAAGGCCTTGAAGGCCTCAAGTAA
- the epsF gene encoding chain length determinant protein EpsF, with product MSIQQLLLILRARIWVVLITFSIVVGAAVVLSLVLPKKYTATTSVVVEAKTNDPLMGGLLPAQMIPGYMATQTDIIESDRVAQRVVSMLNLTKVQSIQDDWRSETDGVGSITVWLARLLKESLDVEPSLESNVVQISYSGADPQFSAALANAWAQAYIDTSLELKVEPAKQYAKWFDIQTDELRKNLTEAQKRLSDYQQEQGIVATDERLDVESARLAELSTQLSMIKAQRVDSESRQAQSRNAESMPEVMSNGVIQGLKVDLARQESMRDQLAARYGVNYPEIARVDADIASLKQKISSEIQRVVRSLGTTTRVDVQRESEIQAALDAQKKRVLALKAERDKISVLLRDVENAQHAYDLVTQRLAQTNLESQTQHTNIVVLTPASPPLEPSSPKIVLNTVLASFLGLLLGVGFGFFWEILDPRVRGRNDLSQVAGLPVLGIVPPAVKSLAGA from the coding sequence GTGAGCATTCAACAATTACTGCTTATCTTACGGGCCCGTATCTGGGTGGTCCTGATTACCTTTTCGATCGTCGTGGGAGCGGCTGTCGTACTCAGTCTCGTCCTGCCAAAGAAATACACTGCAACGACCTCGGTCGTTGTCGAGGCAAAGACAAACGATCCCCTCATGGGTGGGCTCTTACCCGCCCAGATGATTCCGGGCTACATGGCTACTCAAACTGACATCATTGAGTCTGACCGTGTAGCTCAGCGTGTTGTCTCGATGCTGAATCTGACGAAAGTTCAGTCCATTCAGGATGATTGGCGGTCGGAAACTGACGGGGTCGGTTCAATTACTGTATGGCTGGCGCGACTGCTGAAAGAGAGCTTGGATGTCGAGCCTTCGTTAGAGAGCAATGTCGTCCAGATTTCGTATTCTGGTGCTGATCCTCAGTTCTCAGCTGCGCTCGCAAATGCTTGGGCGCAAGCCTACATCGACACGAGCTTGGAGCTTAAAGTCGAACCCGCTAAGCAATACGCTAAATGGTTCGATATTCAAACGGATGAACTGCGCAAAAACCTGACTGAAGCTCAAAAGCGTTTATCTGATTACCAACAGGAACAAGGCATTGTCGCGACAGACGAGCGTTTAGATGTCGAGAGCGCTCGTCTTGCTGAGCTTTCGACTCAATTGTCAATGATTAAAGCGCAACGAGTTGATAGCGAGTCGCGTCAGGCTCAATCCAGAAACGCGGAGTCCATGCCTGAAGTGATGTCGAATGGGGTTATCCAGGGGTTGAAAGTAGACTTGGCTCGTCAGGAATCAATGCGTGATCAACTTGCCGCTCGTTACGGTGTTAACTATCCGGAGATTGCTCGGGTTGATGCCGATATTGCGTCTCTTAAACAGAAGATATCAAGTGAAATACAGCGCGTTGTTCGCTCCTTGGGTACAACGACTCGGGTAGACGTTCAGCGTGAATCCGAGATCCAGGCAGCGCTCGATGCGCAGAAAAAAAGAGTGCTAGCACTAAAGGCTGAACGAGACAAAATCAGTGTTTTGCTAAGAGACGTTGAGAATGCGCAGCACGCATATGACTTAGTCACACAACGGCTCGCTCAGACAAACCTCGAAAGTCAGACCCAGCACACAAACATTGTCGTGCTAACACCCGCCTCGCCCCCGCTTGAGCCTTCGAGTCCGAAGATTGTTCTCAATACCGTATTGGCTTCATTTCTCGGATTGCTGCTTGGAGTCGGGTTTGGATTTTTCTGGGAGATTCTTGATCCACGAGTGCGTGGGAGAAATGATCTGTCGCAAGTCGCCGGCCTGCCTGTGCTGGGCATTGTGCCTCCCGCTGTAAAGTCGCTTGCGGGCGCTTAA
- a CDS encoding exosortase C-terminal domain/associated protein EpsI, with amino-acid sequence MMTLRLPSIPLWPAVFVAVALMLSAAMSFIATPQSVGVMNEPSLEDVVPKAFAGWTEKPSTAMQVSLSTGDGTSMYQPYDQTVMRVYENEKGETVFLALAWGREQRQEVKIHRPDLCYVAQGFKVDKLVSHEFQPISATSQRQILGKHMLARHGSTFEAVSYWMRIGSLFSENAFETRMHIFEQGFKGEIPDGILVRASMRVRDHESAESAFPVLDEFLHELVEATPESARRMLLGNS; translated from the coding sequence ATGATGACGCTGCGCCTACCCAGTATTCCCCTGTGGCCCGCCGTATTCGTGGCTGTGGCGCTCATGTTGTCTGCAGCCATGTCATTTATCGCGACGCCGCAGAGCGTCGGGGTTATGAATGAACCAAGCCTTGAAGATGTCGTTCCGAAAGCATTTGCTGGCTGGACAGAGAAGCCTTCAACTGCAATGCAAGTGAGTCTCTCTACTGGCGATGGTACAAGCATGTATCAACCGTACGATCAGACGGTGATGCGCGTATACGAAAACGAAAAGGGAGAGACGGTCTTTCTTGCCTTGGCGTGGGGACGGGAGCAGCGTCAAGAGGTAAAGATTCACCGCCCCGACCTCTGTTACGTGGCGCAGGGCTTCAAAGTTGACAAGCTTGTGTCGCACGAATTTCAACCCATCTCGGCTACGTCACAAAGACAGATTCTCGGAAAACACATGCTAGCGCGGCATGGATCTACGTTTGAGGCAGTCAGCTACTGGATGCGAATTGGTTCGCTATTCAGTGAAAATGCGTTCGAAACCCGTATGCATATATTTGAACAAGGTTTCAAGGGTGAAATTCCCGATGGGATTCTCGTTCGCGCGTCGATGAGGGTGCGGGATCACGAATCTGCAGAAAGTGCGTTTCCCGTCCTCGATGAGTTCCTTCATGAGCTTGTTGAGGCGACACCTGAGAGTGCTCGGCGAATGTTGCTTGGCAACAGCTGA
- a CDS encoding undecaprenyl-phosphate glucose phosphotransferase, producing MLATLDKSNGSHRSGLSFSSTIETFLDPIVAVGSLFVCAYSCGEVLGPEYVILALIVFSLTFPGNIFLNDSLRRMLRKTFVNWVIVAGIMVFFGEASGYINFFPRDVIYSWLIATPFALMTANSLARWIIPNVLAMEGNTRTAVIAGCNDIGTRLAENFGSNKFIGVRFVGYFDDRQRDRLDGIGDAPLLGSFDQLAEYVKTHHVDHIYLALPMATQPRILKILDNLKDTTTSIFFVPDIFVTDLIQGRVDQVGGMPVVAVCETPFTGASGVIKRISDIILSILIMILISPIMLFAAIGVKLSSSGPVIFKQRRYGLDGKEIVVYKFRSMTTCDDGKDVKQATRGDSRITRFGAFIRKTSIDELPQFINVLQGRMSIVGPRPHAVSHNETYRKLIKGYMVRHKVKPGITGWAQVNGYRGETETVEKMEKRIEYDLEYLRNWSLSMDLWIIIKTAATTLKDSSAY from the coding sequence ATGCTCGCCACGCTCGACAAGTCAAACGGCAGCCACCGCAGTGGACTGTCCTTCTCCAGCACAATCGAAACCTTTCTTGACCCGATTGTGGCTGTCGGGTCCCTGTTCGTCTGCGCCTACAGTTGCGGTGAAGTCCTGGGGCCCGAGTACGTCATCCTCGCGCTGATCGTGTTCTCGCTCACCTTTCCCGGCAACATCTTCCTCAACGACAGCCTGCGCCGCATGCTGCGCAAGACCTTCGTCAACTGGGTCATTGTCGCGGGCATCATGGTGTTCTTCGGTGAAGCAAGCGGGTACATCAACTTCTTTCCGCGTGATGTCATCTACAGCTGGCTCATCGCCACGCCCTTTGCCCTGATGACAGCCAACTCGCTGGCGCGCTGGATCATCCCGAACGTGCTGGCGATGGAGGGCAACACCCGCACAGCAGTGATCGCCGGATGCAACGATATCGGCACCCGACTGGCTGAGAACTTCGGCAGCAACAAGTTCATCGGGGTGCGCTTCGTGGGCTACTTCGACGACCGTCAGCGCGACCGGCTCGACGGCATTGGCGACGCGCCGCTCCTTGGCAGCTTTGACCAGCTGGCCGAGTACGTGAAAACCCACCACGTGGATCACATTTACCTCGCACTGCCCATGGCCACACAGCCGCGGATTCTGAAAATTCTGGACAATCTAAAGGACACGACGACATCCATCTTCTTCGTGCCGGATATTTTCGTAACAGATCTTATCCAGGGCCGCGTCGATCAGGTTGGCGGCATGCCGGTGGTGGCCGTTTGCGAAACGCCCTTCACCGGGGCCAGCGGCGTCATCAAACGCATCTCGGACATCATCCTGTCGATCCTGATCATGATCCTGATTTCGCCCATCATGCTGTTCGCAGCCATCGGGGTGAAACTGTCTTCCTCAGGCCCAGTGATCTTCAAGCAACGCCGCTATGGCCTCGACGGAAAGGAAATCGTCGTTTACAAGTTCCGCTCCATGACCACCTGCGACGATGGCAAGGACGTCAAGCAGGCCACCCGTGGCGATAGTCGCATCACCCGTTTCGGTGCATTCATTCGCAAGACGTCGATCGATGAGCTGCCGCAGTTCATCAATGTGCTGCAGGGCCGCATGAGCATTGTCGGCCCGCGACCGCACGCTGTTTCCCACAATGAAACCTACCGCAAACTCATCAAGGGCTACATGGTTCGCCACAAGGTCAAACCTGGCATCACCGGATGGGCTCAGGTGAATGGTTATCGCGGTGAAACTGAAACCGTCGAAAAGATGGAAAAGCGCATTGAGTATGATCTGGAATACCTGCGCAACTGGTCACTGAGCATGGACCTGTGGATCATCATCAAGACGGCTGCCACCACACTCAAGGACAGCAGTGCGTACTAG
- the xrtB gene encoding exosortase B: protein MISVDGVTMRNGGNRSRYEGGGLFPWLLILLGFGATYLPTFIDLSRTLWSTDQNAHGPIVLAVAIWFFYFKGRLISADPDVKISPAPLLGWPVLLVGLLLYVVGRSQEFYLFEAGSLIPVLVGVVLLFFGTQVLRRLWFAFFFLFFMVPLPGSVIDAMTQPMKVAVSWGSEHLLYALGYPIARNGVVLMVGQYQLLVADACAGLNSLFTLEALGLLYLNVVRHESMKRNAVLAALIVPISFTSNVIRVVTLALITYYLGDEAGQGFLHGFSGMVLFITALLLIIGVDSLLQVIMDYRKRRQALNQSRAAT from the coding sequence ATGATTTCAGTTGACGGCGTCACGATGAGAAATGGCGGCAACCGCTCGCGATATGAAGGGGGTGGTCTTTTTCCGTGGCTGCTCATTCTATTGGGTTTTGGCGCAACCTATTTACCTACGTTTATTGACCTTTCTCGTACCTTATGGAGTACGGATCAAAACGCACACGGCCCAATTGTCTTGGCTGTCGCTATTTGGTTCTTCTATTTCAAGGGGCGCTTAATTAGCGCAGATCCTGATGTCAAAATTTCGCCTGCACCACTGTTGGGGTGGCCCGTACTTTTGGTGGGCCTCTTGCTCTACGTCGTCGGTCGTTCTCAGGAATTTTATCTGTTTGAAGCGGGTTCATTAATTCCGGTTCTTGTCGGTGTCGTTCTACTGTTTTTCGGCACGCAAGTACTTAGACGTTTGTGGTTCGCATTCTTTTTCCTCTTTTTCATGGTGCCGTTGCCAGGTTCTGTCATCGATGCCATGACACAGCCAATGAAAGTCGCAGTCTCTTGGGGTTCGGAGCACCTTCTCTATGCGCTCGGCTATCCCATTGCTAGAAATGGAGTTGTCCTCATGGTTGGCCAGTATCAGTTGCTTGTCGCTGATGCTTGTGCTGGTCTGAATTCTCTCTTCACACTCGAGGCACTAGGTCTCTTGTATTTAAACGTTGTGCGCCATGAATCGATGAAGAGAAATGCCGTTCTGGCGGCCTTAATCGTTCCCATTAGTTTTACATCAAACGTAATTCGTGTGGTCACGCTGGCTTTGATCACCTATTACTTGGGGGATGAAGCAGGCCAAGGGTTCTTGCACGGTTTTTCGGGCATGGTCCTCTTTATTACAGCACTTCTTCTCATTATCGGGGTCGATAGCTTGCTACAAGTGATCATGGATTATCGGAAGCGGCGTCAAGCGTTAAATCAGTCGCGGGCTGCAACATGA